A part of Microbacterium terregens genomic DNA contains:
- the nrdF gene encoding class 1b ribonucleoside-diphosphate reductase subunit beta — MTPDKLKLLDHVQAINWNRIEDDKDVEVWNRLVNNFWLPEKIPLSNDIQSWNTLTPDEQLLTMRVFTGLTLLDTVQATVGAVSLIPDAITQHEEAVYTNIAFMESVHAKSYSSIFSTLCSTKEIDEAFRWSVENPNLQKKAQIIMEYYQGDNPLKRKVASTLLESFLFYSGFYLPMHWSSRAKLTNTADLIRLIIRDEAVHGYYIGYKYQKGLERISQTERDEIKDYTFSLLYELYDNEVQYTQDLYDGVGLTEDVKKFLHYNANKALMNLGYEAMFPSSVTNVSPAILSALSPNADENHDFFSGSGSSYVIGKAEATEDDDWDF, encoded by the coding sequence ATGACCCCCGACAAGCTGAAGCTTCTGGACCACGTTCAGGCGATCAACTGGAACCGCATCGAGGACGACAAGGACGTGGAGGTGTGGAACCGCCTCGTCAACAACTTCTGGCTGCCCGAGAAGATCCCGCTGTCCAACGACATCCAGTCCTGGAACACGCTCACCCCCGACGAGCAGCTGCTCACGATGCGCGTATTCACGGGCCTGACGCTGCTGGACACGGTGCAGGCCACGGTCGGCGCGGTCTCGCTCATCCCCGATGCGATCACCCAGCACGAGGAAGCCGTCTACACGAACATCGCGTTCATGGAATCGGTGCACGCGAAGAGCTACTCTTCGATCTTCTCCACGCTGTGCTCGACGAAGGAGATCGACGAGGCGTTCCGCTGGTCGGTCGAGAATCCGAACCTTCAGAAGAAGGCTCAGATCATCATGGAGTACTACCAGGGCGACAACCCGCTGAAGCGCAAGGTGGCATCCACCCTGCTCGAGAGCTTCCTGTTCTATTCGGGCTTCTACCTGCCGATGCACTGGTCTTCGCGGGCGAAGCTCACGAACACCGCCGATCTGATCCGCCTCATCATCCGTGACGAGGCCGTGCACGGGTACTACATCGGCTACAAGTACCAGAAGGGTCTCGAGCGCATCAGCCAGACGGAGCGCGACGAGATCAAGGACTACACGTTCTCGCTGCTCTACGAGCTGTACGACAACGAGGTGCAGTACACGCAGGACCTCTACGACGGCGTCGGCCTGACCGAAGACGTCAAGAAGTTCCTGCACTACAACGCCAACAAGGCCCTGATGAACCTCGGCTACGAGGCGATGTTCCCGTCGTCGGTCACGAACGTCAGCCCGGCGATCCTGTCGGCGCTCTCGCCGAATGCCGACGAGAATCACGACTTCTTCAGCGGATCCGGTTCCTCCTACGTGATCGGCAAGGCCGAGGCGACCGAGGACGACGACTGGGACTTCTAG
- the nrdE gene encoding class 1b ribonucleoside-diphosphate reductase subunit alpha has protein sequence MVEAAVKEEKAFNADTRFEGMDYHSLNAMLNLYDANGKIQFDADKRAAREYFLQHVNQNTVFFHSLKERLDYLVEKEYYEPAVLEKYSFEFIQQLNDFAYSKKFRFETFLGAFKYYTSYTLKTFDGKRYLERFEDRVVMTALGLADGDEKLATDLVDEIISGRFQPATPTFLNSGKAQRGELVSCFLLRIEDNMESISRGINSSLQLSKRGGGVALLLSNIRESGAPIKQIENQSSGIIPVMKLLEDSFSYANQLGARQGAGAVYLSAHHPDIMRFLDTKRENADEKIRIKTLSLGVVVPDITFELAKNGEDMYLFSPYDVEKVYGVPFGDISVTEKYREMVNDARIKKTKINAREFFQTIAEIQFESGYPYIMFEDTVNRANPIKGRINMSNLCSEILQVNTPTTYNEDLSYKEIGKDISCNLGSMNIALSMDAADLGKTVETAIRALSAVSEQSHIASVRSIEDGNDRSHAIGLGQMNLHGYLAREHVHYGSEEGIDFTNIYFYTVLFHALRASNSLAIERGRAFDGFADSTYASGEFFDKYIERAWVPETEKVKELFTGKHIPTQEDWVALKASIQQHGIYNQNLQAVPPTGSISYINNSTSSIHPIASKIEIRKEGKLGRVYYPAAFMTNDNLEYYQDAYEIGYEKVIDTYAAATQHVDQGLSLTLFFKDTATTRDINKAQIYAWRKGIKTIYYIRLRQMALEGTDMTECVSCML, from the coding sequence ATGGTGGAAGCTGCAGTGAAGGAAGAGAAGGCGTTCAACGCGGACACGCGATTCGAGGGCATGGACTATCACTCGCTGAACGCGATGCTGAACCTGTACGACGCGAACGGCAAGATCCAGTTCGACGCGGACAAGCGAGCGGCGCGCGAGTACTTCCTGCAGCACGTCAACCAGAACACGGTCTTCTTCCACTCTCTCAAGGAGCGCCTCGACTATCTCGTCGAGAAGGAGTACTACGAGCCCGCCGTGCTCGAGAAGTACTCGTTCGAGTTCATCCAGCAGCTCAACGACTTCGCGTACTCCAAGAAGTTCCGGTTCGAGACGTTCCTCGGCGCGTTCAAGTACTACACGAGCTACACGCTCAAGACCTTCGACGGCAAGCGCTACCTCGAGCGCTTCGAGGACCGCGTCGTGATGACCGCCCTGGGGCTGGCCGACGGTGACGAGAAGCTCGCGACCGATCTGGTCGACGAGATCATCTCGGGTCGCTTCCAGCCGGCGACGCCGACGTTCCTCAACTCGGGCAAGGCACAGCGCGGCGAGCTCGTGTCGTGCTTCCTGCTGCGCATCGAAGACAACATGGAGTCGATCTCCCGCGGCATCAATTCATCGCTGCAGCTGTCCAAGCGCGGCGGCGGTGTCGCTCTGCTGCTGTCGAACATCCGTGAGTCGGGGGCGCCGATCAAGCAGATCGAGAACCAGTCCTCGGGCATCATCCCGGTGATGAAGCTCCTGGAAGACAGCTTCAGCTACGCCAACCAGCTCGGAGCCCGTCAGGGTGCTGGCGCGGTCTACCTGAGCGCCCACCACCCTGACATCATGCGGTTCCTGGACACCAAGCGCGAGAACGCCGACGAGAAGATCCGCATCAAGACGCTCTCGCTGGGTGTCGTGGTGCCCGATATCACCTTCGAACTCGCCAAGAACGGCGAGGACATGTACCTCTTCTCGCCGTACGACGTCGAGAAGGTCTACGGTGTTCCGTTCGGCGACATCTCGGTGACCGAGAAGTATCGCGAGATGGTCAACGACGCGCGGATCAAGAAGACGAAGATCAACGCGCGCGAGTTCTTCCAGACGATCGCGGAGATCCAGTTCGAGTCGGGATACCCCTACATCATGTTCGAGGACACGGTGAACCGGGCCAACCCCATCAAGGGCCGGATCAACATGTCCAACCTGTGCAGTGAGATCCTGCAGGTCAACACGCCGACCACCTACAACGAGGACCTCTCGTACAAGGAGATCGGCAAGGACATCTCGTGCAACCTCGGCTCGATGAACATCGCGCTGTCGATGGATGCCGCCGACCTGGGCAAGACGGTCGAGACGGCGATCCGCGCTCTGAGTGCGGTCAGCGAGCAGAGCCACATCGCCTCCGTGCGCTCGATCGAGGACGGCAACGACCGTTCCCACGCGATCGGCCTCGGTCAGATGAACCTGCACGGTTACCTCGCCCGCGAGCACGTGCACTACGGGTCCGAAGAGGGCATCGACTTCACCAACATCTACTTCTACACGGTGCTGTTCCACGCGCTGCGGGCGTCCAACAGCCTCGCGATCGAGCGCGGTCGCGCATTCGACGGCTTCGCGGACTCCACCTACGCCAGCGGCGAGTTCTTCGACAAGTACATCGAGCGCGCGTGGGTTCCCGAGACCGAGAAGGTCAAGGAGCTGTTCACCGGCAAGCACATCCCGACGCAGGAGGACTGGGTGGCGCTGAAGGCGTCCATCCAGCAGCACGGCATCTACAACCAGAACCTGCAGGCCGTTCCGCCGACCGGCTCGATCTCGTACATCAACAACTCCACGAGCTCGATCCACCCGATCGCGTCGAAGATCGAGATCCGCAAGGAAGGCAAGCTCGGTCGCGTCTACTACCCGGCGGCGTTCATGACGAACGACAACCTGGAGTACTACCAGGACGCGTACGAGATCGGCTACGAGAAGGTCATCGACACGTACGCCGCGGCGACGCAGCACGTCGACCAGGGCCTGTCGCTGACACTGTTCTTCAAGGACACCGCCACCACGCGCGACATCAACAAGGCGCAGATCTACGCGTGGCGCAAGGGCATCAAGACCATCTACTACATCCGTCTGCGCCAGATGGCCCTCGAGGGCACGGACATGACGGAGTGCGTTTCGTGCATGTTGTGA
- the nrdI gene encoding class Ib ribonucleoside-diphosphate reductase assembly flavoprotein NrdI produces the protein MVPPAAVRQRSAAGATGQAAPLLVFFSSISGNTARFIDKLGMRAVRIPLHPSDPVLVVDEPYVLVTPTYGGGQGKGEEKGAVPKQVIRFLNDEQNRSLIRGVISAGNTNFGEHFCFAGEIISRKCSVPHLYRLEMFGTPEDVDRVSEGLERWWKLQ, from the coding sequence ATGGTTCCCCCGGCCGCCGTGCGCCAGCGCAGCGCGGCCGGAGCAACCGGCCAGGCCGCGCCGCTTCTGGTCTTCTTCTCGAGCATCTCCGGCAACACGGCGCGCTTCATCGACAAGCTCGGCATGAGAGCCGTGCGGATCCCTCTCCATCCGTCCGATCCGGTTCTGGTCGTCGATGAGCCCTATGTGCTCGTGACTCCCACGTACGGGGGAGGACAGGGCAAGGGCGAGGAGAAGGGCGCCGTACCCAAGCAGGTCATCCGGTTCCTCAACGATGAGCAGAATCGCAGCCTGATCCGCGGAGTCATCTCCGCGGGCAACACCAACTTCGGTGAACACTTCTGTTTCGCCGGAGAGATCATCAGCCGCAAGTGCTCAGTGCCGCACTTGTACCGGCTCGAAATGTTCGGCACACCCGAAGACGTGGATCGCGTGAGCGAAGGATTGGAACGATGGTGGAAGCTGCAGTGA
- the nrdH gene encoding glutaredoxin-like protein NrdH: MSITVYTKPSCVQCTATYRALDSKGIEYEILDLSQDPAAMEQVKALGYLQAPVVITDEDHWSGFRPDKIDELAGRLA; the protein is encoded by the coding sequence ATGTCGATCACCGTCTACACCAAGCCCTCCTGCGTCCAGTGCACGGCGACCTATCGCGCACTGGATTCGAAGGGCATCGAATACGAGATCCTCGACCTCTCGCAGGACCCTGCGGCCATGGAGCAGGTCAAGGCACTCGGCTATCTGCAGGCTCCGGTCGTCATCACCGACGAAGACCACTGGTCGGGCTTCCGTCCCGACAAGATCGACGAGCTCGCCGGTCGTCTCGCGTAG
- a CDS encoding MFS transporter, protein MAGYRDLLRTPGVGRIMAAQLTARFPNGMTSLAVLLHIEFVTGSYGAAGLVLAATSVGQAIAGPVTSRWMGVWGMRRVLSTTLAICAITITVLALVETVVPVYMVLGLIAGLSTPPVQSAVRTIYPKMVNSRQLTPLFSLDASLQEIIWIVAPVVITLVATQVGTVQALLLIVAILISGGSWFILSPEVGRVRIPRSRRSIGKVLAKPPVLLATVIGFLLIGACAAVEAGVVATFDHGGLEAGIVLAVFSIGSLAGGLSFGHIPVGPWAMARRLAILAVGLSLTVVSLNIWWLGGTLFLAGIGIAPALAVLFAMTSVSVKFSETAEAYGWIGTGQLIGAAAGSAVAGFLIDGTGPQGAYWAAAAFAIAGTAVAVACVRAFPDLRHRDPSPMPDTEPVGTIT, encoded by the coding sequence GTGGCCGGGTACAGGGATCTTCTGCGCACGCCCGGCGTGGGGCGGATCATGGCCGCGCAGCTGACAGCGCGATTCCCCAACGGCATGACCAGTCTTGCGGTCCTGCTGCACATCGAGTTCGTCACCGGCTCGTACGGCGCGGCCGGACTCGTTCTGGCCGCGACATCCGTGGGGCAGGCGATCGCCGGCCCGGTCACCAGCCGGTGGATGGGCGTGTGGGGCATGCGCCGGGTGCTCAGCACCACGCTCGCGATCTGCGCGATCACCATCACCGTCCTCGCACTGGTCGAGACCGTGGTCCCCGTCTACATGGTGCTCGGGCTCATCGCGGGTCTGTCCACACCCCCCGTGCAGTCCGCGGTGCGCACGATCTATCCGAAGATGGTCAACTCGCGGCAGCTCACGCCCCTGTTCTCGCTGGATGCGTCGTTGCAGGAGATCATCTGGATCGTGGCTCCGGTGGTCATCACCCTCGTGGCGACCCAGGTCGGCACGGTGCAGGCGCTCCTGCTGATCGTCGCCATCCTGATCAGCGGAGGCTCCTGGTTCATCCTCTCCCCCGAGGTTGGTCGCGTCCGGATCCCCCGCAGCCGCCGCAGCATCGGCAAAGTGCTCGCCAAACCGCCGGTCCTGCTGGCCACCGTCATCGGCTTCCTGCTGATCGGCGCCTGCGCGGCGGTCGAGGCCGGCGTCGTCGCGACCTTCGATCACGGCGGGCTGGAGGCGGGCATCGTGCTCGCCGTCTTCTCGATCGGCAGCCTGGCCGGCGGACTGTCTTTCGGGCACATCCCGGTCGGACCGTGGGCGATGGCCCGACGGCTGGCCATCCTCGCCGTCGGCCTGTCGTTGACCGTCGTCTCGCTGAACATCTGGTGGCTGGGCGGCACGCTGTTCCTGGCCGGCATCGGCATCGCACCGGCACTGGCCGTGCTGTTTGCCATGACCAGCGTCAGCGTCAAGTTCAGCGAGACCGCCGAGGCCTACGGATGGATCGGCACCGGTCAGCTGATCGGCGCGGCTGCCGGCTCGGCGGTCGCCGGATTCCTCATCGACGGCACCGGCCCCCAGGGCGCCTACTGGGCGGCAGCAGCGTTCGCGATCGCCGGAACCGCCGTCGCCGTCGCCTGCGTCCGCGCCTTCCCCGACCTGCGCCACCGCGACCCCAGCCCGATGCCGGACACCGAGCCCGTCGGCACCATCACCTGA
- a CDS encoding pilus assembly protein CpaE: MISTESAVALRDAGLVWHPRSGDRFQLDEPEFEADVFTVSEMTIEPREYSTGRILSFNGTTEWALDSVALEDALWLPSESQLRELLRGAFRSLRRLPDTHEVQIVLRSPEEPSEDEVLVFQHPEPADAYALAVLELLRRIA; this comes from the coding sequence ATGATCTCGACAGAATCGGCGGTGGCCCTGCGCGATGCCGGCCTGGTGTGGCACCCGCGCTCCGGCGATCGGTTCCAGCTCGACGAGCCGGAGTTCGAAGCCGACGTCTTCACCGTCAGTGAGATGACCATCGAGCCGCGCGAGTACTCCACCGGTCGCATCCTGTCGTTCAACGGCACGACGGAGTGGGCGCTGGATTCCGTCGCCCTGGAGGACGCGCTCTGGTTGCCGTCCGAGAGTCAGCTGCGCGAACTGCTGCGGGGTGCGTTCCGGAGCCTGCGGCGCCTGCCCGACACGCACGAGGTCCAGATCGTCCTGCGTAGCCCCGAGGAGCCGTCGGAGGACGAGGTGCTGGTGTTCCAGCATCCCGAACCGGCCGACGCGTACGCGCTCGCCGTCCTGGAGCTGTTGCGCCGGATCGCCTGA
- a CDS encoding alpha/beta hydrolase, with amino-acid sequence MPAPVTLPRLSWGAPDAPRRALLVHGLGSTGALMWRFGVALADAGWFAQAVDLRGHGVAPRALEYTIAAYAADLGATRPEGDSSWHLVVGHSLGGAAATVVSAHDPGWTRRLVLIDPAIHLAPRDRDIVRESQERSFEDPTPSAVRAEHPHWHEQDIELKALSAQQASRWAVEQTSVQNAAWDVRDAASRLSVPTHVIGSDPKVYSIFSGALAAQVLGNSAVSMSVVAGAGHSPHRDEPDATISQLLEVLA; translated from the coding sequence ATGCCCGCACCCGTCACCCTTCCGCGACTGTCGTGGGGAGCACCCGACGCACCGCGGCGCGCCCTGCTCGTTCACGGTCTGGGCTCCACCGGGGCGCTGATGTGGCGGTTCGGCGTCGCCCTGGCCGATGCCGGGTGGTTCGCCCAGGCGGTCGATCTTCGTGGTCACGGCGTCGCGCCCCGGGCGCTGGAGTACACGATCGCTGCGTACGCGGCCGATCTCGGAGCGACTCGGCCCGAGGGCGACTCCTCGTGGCATCTGGTCGTGGGCCACTCACTCGGCGGTGCCGCGGCCACCGTGGTCAGTGCGCACGACCCGGGGTGGACTCGCCGGCTCGTGCTGATCGACCCGGCGATCCACCTCGCACCCCGCGACCGCGACATCGTTCGCGAGAGCCAGGAGCGCTCTTTCGAGGACCCGACCCCGTCGGCTGTGCGCGCCGAGCATCCGCACTGGCACGAGCAGGACATCGAGCTGAAGGCGCTGTCTGCCCAGCAGGCGAGCCGGTGGGCGGTCGAGCAGACGAGTGTCCAGAATGCGGCGTGGGATGTGCGGGATGCCGCCTCCCGACTGAGTGTTCCCACGCACGTGATCGGATCCGACCCGAAGGTCTACTCGATCTTCAGCGGTGCGCTCGCCGCGCAGGTGCTGGGCAACTCCGCGGTGTCCATGTCGGTCGTCGCCGGCGCAGGGCACTCGCCGCATCGGGACGAACCCGACGCCACGATCTCCCAGCTTCTCGAGGTGCTCGCATGA
- a CDS encoding acyl-CoA dehydrogenase family protein has protein sequence MTGFDPAAHLSEKLLERIRARAAAHDRENTFPAQDLADLKDAGYLAILVPTDLGGAGLGLAEASVLQQRLAGAAPATALAINMHLVWTGVAKVLADRGIADLRFVQEGAAAGEVFAFGISEAGNDLVLFGSDTDAAAQPDGAYAFTGTKIFTSLAPVWTWIGLHGLDTTSPDASKLVYAFVPRSEEDDGRVVTRDDWDTLGMRGTQSRTTELHAAIAPADRVVRRIDPGPSPDPIVFGIFSVFEVLLASVYTGIARRALDLAVQTAAQRRSKKTGKAYSQDPDIRWRIAGMALAYDPLPAELASISRDVDGRADHGTRWFSLLSGVKHRAVTMAKRVVDDAILVAGGSSYFSSSELGRLYRDVLAGQFHPSDPESAHATVASAWLGPIEP, from the coding sequence ATGACGGGCTTCGACCCCGCCGCCCACCTCTCCGAGAAGCTGCTCGAACGGATCCGCGCGCGCGCCGCCGCCCACGATCGCGAGAACACCTTTCCCGCACAGGACCTCGCCGATCTGAAGGATGCCGGCTACCTCGCGATCCTCGTCCCCACCGACCTCGGTGGGGCGGGGCTCGGGCTTGCCGAGGCATCCGTGCTCCAGCAGCGCCTGGCGGGGGCCGCCCCGGCAACAGCCCTCGCGATCAACATGCACCTGGTGTGGACGGGCGTGGCCAAGGTGCTCGCCGATCGCGGCATCGCCGACTTGCGCTTCGTGCAGGAGGGCGCCGCGGCAGGCGAGGTCTTCGCCTTCGGCATCAGCGAGGCCGGCAACGACCTGGTGCTGTTCGGCAGTGACACGGATGCCGCTGCGCAGCCGGACGGTGCGTACGCGTTCACGGGCACGAAGATCTTCACATCCCTCGCGCCGGTGTGGACGTGGATCGGGCTGCACGGCCTGGACACCACCTCGCCGGACGCGTCGAAGCTCGTCTACGCCTTCGTGCCTCGCTCCGAGGAGGACGACGGCCGCGTCGTCACCCGCGACGACTGGGACACGCTCGGCATGCGCGGCACGCAGTCCCGCACGACCGAGCTTCACGCCGCGATCGCGCCGGCTGACCGCGTGGTGCGGCGCATCGACCCCGGGCCGAGCCCTGACCCGATCGTCTTCGGCATCTTCAGCGTGTTCGAAGTGCTGCTCGCCTCGGTCTACACCGGGATCGCCCGCCGCGCACTGGACCTCGCCGTGCAGACGGCGGCGCAGCGCCGGTCGAAGAAGACCGGCAAGGCGTACAGCCAGGATCCCGACATCCGCTGGCGCATCGCCGGTATGGCGCTCGCGTATGACCCGCTGCCTGCCGAGCTCGCGTCGATCAGCCGGGACGTCGACGGGCGCGCAGACCACGGGACGCGGTGGTTCTCGCTGCTCTCGGGCGTCAAGCACCGCGCGGTGACGATGGCCAAGCGCGTCGTGGACGACGCGATCCTGGTGGCGGGCGGCTCGTCGTACTTCTCCTCCAGCGAACTCGGCCGCCTCTACCGCGATGTCCTGGCCGGCCAGTTCCACCCATCCGATCCAGAATCGGCCCACGCGACGGTGGCGAGCGCATGGCTCGGGCCGATCGAGCCATGA